The Salvia hispanica cultivar TCC Black 2014 unplaced genomic scaffold, UniMelb_Shisp_WGS_1.0 HiC_scaffold_128, whole genome shotgun sequence genome window below encodes:
- the LOC125198194 gene encoding uncharacterized protein LOC125198194: protein MSKRRFIALCMSKCIFPLGDELSEIVGHSYLFLKEQLEISTLPPSPVILHGTIIDQFIACGKSRDRAHELASVIWLAVIDNLEENHQTFLLLKRLALEGDVFLPYPYSRSFKVEWKILDRLFTDFRDCLADADYYDLLACAKQKFQPIPPTWLGY, encoded by the exons ATGAGCAAGAG GAGGTTTATTGCTCTGTGTATGAGTAAATGTATCTTTCCACTTGGTGATGAGCTAAGTGAGATTGTAGGTCATTCATACTTGTTTCTGAAAGAGCAGCTCGAAATTTCAACTTTGCCTCCTTCACCAGTTATACTTCATGGAACTATAATAG ATCAGTTTATTGCCTGTGGCAAATCAAGGGACAGAGCTCATGAGCTTGCTTCAGTTATTTGGTTGGCTGTCATTGACAACTTGGAGGAGAATCATCAGACGTTTCTTTTGCTTAAACGTCTTGCACTTGAGGGCGAT GTGTTTCTGCCATATCCATACTCAAGATCCTTCAAAGTTGAGTGGAAGATATTAGACAGACTTTTCACAGATTTTCGCGACTGCTTAGCTGATGCAGATTACTATGATTTATTGGCTTGTGCAAAACAGAAATTTCAGCCAATACCACCAACCTGGCTGGGATATTAA